From the Meriones unguiculatus strain TT.TT164.6M chromosome 12, Bangor_MerUng_6.1, whole genome shotgun sequence genome, one window contains:
- the Cdkn2b gene encoding cyclin-dependent kinase 4 inhibitor B: MLGGGSDAGLATAAARGQVETVRQLLEAGADPNAVNRFGRRPIQVMMMGSAQVAELLLLHGAEPNCADPATLTRPVHDAAREGFLDTLVVLHRAGARLDVCDAWGRLPVDLAEERGHGDIARYLHAATGD, from the exons ATGCTGGGCGGCGGCAGTGACGCGGGCCTGGCCACCGCCGCGGCGCGGGGACAGGTGGAGACCGTGCGGCAGCTCCTGGAAGCCGGCGCGGATCCCAACGCCGTCAACCGCTTCGGAAGGCGCCCGATCCAG gTCATGATGATGGGCAGCGCCCAGGTGGcggagctgctgctgctccacGGAGCAGAACCCAACTGTGCCGACCCCGCCACCCTCACCAGACCTGTGCATGATGCGGCTCGGGAGGGCTTCCTGGACACGCTTGTAGTGCTGCACAGGGCAGGGGCGCGGCTGGATGTGTGTGATGCCTGGGGCCGCCTGCCGGTGGACTTGGCCGAAGAGCGGGGCCACGGCGATATTGCGAGGTATCTGCACGCCGCCACTGGAGACTGA